In Niallia sp. FSL W8-0635, one genomic interval encodes:
- a CDS encoding isochorismatase family cysteine hydrolase — protein MFQPTPATTAIVITDPQNDFLSPGGRGYHLTKKVIEQYDTVKNLELLMRTALTKGYQLFISPHYILPHDYGWQLTGNEQNMLLKLKVFQKQNAYTPPTAGADWVPSLAPYILNPKTVIATAHKIASPQSNDLLYQLRQHRKEQVILAGVLSNICVESHMRDIVENGFKTAVVYDATAAISEQDFYAAVTNFRAFSSATWSTKEAVSQL, from the coding sequence ATGTTTCAGCCCACTCCTGCAACAACCGCGATCGTTATAACAGACCCACAAAATGATTTTCTGTCTCCTGGGGGGAGAGGATATCATTTAACGAAAAAAGTTATCGAACAATACGATACGGTAAAAAACCTTGAACTCCTGATGCGTACAGCACTAACCAAAGGCTACCAATTATTTATTTCTCCTCATTACATTTTACCTCATGATTACGGATGGCAACTAACAGGAAATGAACAAAATATGTTATTAAAGCTAAAGGTTTTTCAAAAACAAAATGCGTATACGCCACCAACAGCAGGTGCAGATTGGGTTCCTTCCCTCGCTCCCTATATCCTAAATCCCAAAACAGTGATAGCAACGGCACACAAAATTGCTAGTCCTCAGTCCAATGATTTATTATACCAATTACGGCAGCATCGAAAAGAGCAAGTGATTTTAGCTGGAGTTCTATCCAATATATGTGTAGAGTCCCATATGAGAGATATAGTCGAAAATGGCTTTAAAACAGCAGTTGTTTATGATGCAACAGCAGCTATAAGTGAACAAGACTTTTATGCGGCTGTAACAAATTTCCGCGCTTTTAGCAGTGCGACTTGGTCAACAAAAGAAGCTGTCTCTCAGCTTTAG